GCTGGCCGCCGGGGACGAGACGTGGCGCGAGCTGGCGCACCCGGCGACCGTCGACGTGTTCGACCGCTACCGCCTGGCCGAGGCGGTGCGCACCGTGGTCAACGACCCGGTCGTCGGCGACGAGGGTGGGCTCAGCTCGACGCGCGACTACCGGACCTACGTCGAGGCGTTCGCCGACGGCGCGGCCCGCAAGTGGGCGGCGGTGCGCGAGCACGTGCGGCCGGGCCGCATCGTGGACATCGGCTGCGGCGCGGGGGCGGTGCTGGAGCTGGCCGACCGGGAGCCCGCGCTGCGGGAGAGCGACCTGATCGGGGTCGAGGTGGCCCGGCACCTGTTCGACGAGTGCGTGCACAAGAAGGCGCAGGGCGCGTTCACCAACCCGAACGTGTTCTTCTACCGCCGCAACGTGCTGGGTGGGGCAGTGCTGCCGCCCCGGTCGGTCGACACGACGCTGACCTTCGCGCTCACCCACGAGATCTGGTCGTACGGCGACCGCTACGCGTCGCTGCGCGCGTTCGCGCAGGCTATCTACGACCACACCGTGCCCGGCGGCGTGTGGATCAACAGCGACGTGTGCGGCCCGGACGGGCGCGAGCGGCCGGTGTTGCTGCACCTGGAACGCGGTGACGGCCAGAACCCCGCCGAGCCTCGCCGGGACCTGGCCGCGCTGCCGCCCGCCGAGGTCACCGCGTATGTCGCGGGCCTGTCCACCCGGGCCCGGTTCGACCAGTTCGCCGTCGACTACCGCTTCCCGTTCGCCTGGGAGACGGCCGGGGACGCGGTGCGGCTGTCGCTGGCCGACGCGATGGACTTCCTGACCCGCAAGGACTACACCGGCAACTGGCTGCCCGAGATGGGCGAGCAGTTCTGCGGTATGGCCTACGCCGACTGGCGGGAGCTGCTCACCGGCATCGGCTGGGAGCTGGACGTCGCGTCGCGCGCGTTGCGCAACGACTGGATCGTCGAGCACCGGCTCGCGCCCGTCGCCTCGCTCACCGGCCTCGACGGGCAGCCGCTGGACTGGCCGGTGACGCACCTGCTCGCGGTGGCCAGGCGGCCGCTGAACACCTGAGCCGCCTGCGGGAGGCCGGCACGGGGCCGGCCTCCCTCACCCGAGCAGGGGGTCTGTGATCAGAGCTTGCCCGCCCCCGCGCCCGCCGTGACGGACGCCTTCACGGTGCCGGAGCTCTGGGCGGTGTAGCCGTAGGGGACCGCGGCCACCGAGCCGTTGGTCTCGCACGGGCCGGAGTTGGTCAGCGAGTTGTCCCGGGCGACCAGCCGGCCGGGATCGGAGTCGGCGTAGCCGCTGGCCGACCAGCATGCCTGCTGCACGTTCTCGAACACGTTGCCCTCGACGAGCACCCCGGCGTTCATGGTGGACGCGATGGCGTACGACGACGAGTTGTTGTTGACGTTGGTGTAGTAGTTGTTGAACACGTGGACCGTCTCGCCGAAGCGCACCCGGGGGCTGCGCTCGAAGGTCCGGTCGAACCAGTTGTGGTGGTACGTGATCCGCAGGTGCCCGGTGTCCTCGCCGGAGTTGCCGTCGGAGTGCCCGACCAGCGAGGTCTTCCAGTGGTCGCGGATGATGTTCCACGACACGGTGATGTAGTCGCCGGCGTGGGTGATGTCGATCATGCCGTCGTAGAAGTCGACGTCGCTCTCGATGGTGCTGGACAGCGTGTTGTGGTCGATCCAGATGTGGGTGGCGTTCTCGATCTGGATCGCGTCGCCGCCGGGCACCCCGCGGATGTTCAGGTTCTGGATGATCACGTTGGCCGGGTGCATGTCCTCGATGTTGAGGGTGGTCCCGGAGACGCCCGAGCCCGCGCCGACGCCGCGGATCGTCTTGTTGGCGGTGACCTCGATGGTGCCCGAGCCGCTGAGCATGCCGTTGACCAGGATCGTCCGGGCGCCCGCGGCCTGCGCCTGGGTGCGCAGGTCGGCCCAGCTGGACACGGTGACCGTCGGGCCGGTGCCACCGCCCGTGGTGCCGCCGGCCTGGCTTGCCCAGCCGACCAGGCCGGTCGGGGGCGGCGGCGGGCTGGTGCTGGCCGACGGCGAGGGCGGCGGCGGTGAGCTGGACGGCGAGGCGGGCGTGGACGGCGACGCCGGGGGAGAGGACGGGCTCGGGCCGGCCGCGTCCGTCGCCAGGACGTCGTCGAACGAGGCCGCCGTGTAGTTGGCCAGCAGCCCGGCGCGCCCGGTGGCGTACGAGCCGTCCGAGGCCGACACCAGCTGCGCGCCGTTGACCGAGCCGACGAGCGAGCTGCCGTTCGCGCTGAGCGACAGCGTGTACCAGGTGCCCGCCGACGCCGTGAACGGCGCCGAGGCCAGCGTGGTCGTGCTGCCCTTGCGCAGCTGCACCGTGCTGCCGGTGAGCACGAGCGCGTAGAAGTTGGACGTGCTCTGCGCGCGGGCGGCGATGCCGACGCCGCGCGACGACGAGCCGCTGAACGTGTCGGGCCGGACCCTGGCCGAGACGGTGGCCGTGGACCAGGACGTGGACCCGGCCAGCGCCTTGGCGCTCGCGCCGGTGCTCGACTGCGAGTACGCGCCGGACGAGACCGACCAGCTGCCGCCGGAGGTGGTCCAGCCGGTGGCGTTGCCGTCGTTGAAGTCGTCGGAGAACAGCGTGGCCGCGTTGGCGGCGACCGCGCCGACGCTGATGACCAGCGCCGCGACGGCCGTGCTGACACCGGCGGCCAGGGCGCTGCGGGCGCGCCTGCTCCGCCGCGGGGGGACGTGCGCTTCCTGCACTGTAGGACCTCCCTGTGTTGGAATGCGCTTTCCCGCCAACATAGGAAGACTTACTTATGGCAGTCAATGGATCCTATTTGCAGTTTTGTTGCACGAAATCGGGCCAGAAGCCGATAGCCGGCACGTCGATCGGTCCGGATTGGTGAGCTATGGCGAACTTTGGGCCGCTGCCTCGGCTCCCCCCATTCGCAGGATTTCGCCGATCCTATGGCAAGCGCTTTCCGGCCGCCACCGGAAGCGGCCCCCGCTCCGTCGTGGAACGGGGGCCGTCGACAGGACCCGCCCGGTCAGCCGACCAGCAGCTTGTCGAGCGCGGCGTCCAGCGAGCCGCTGTCCGGCGACGCGTAGGACTTCAGGGTCTCCTTGTTGTACGTGAGGAAGCTCGGGCAGCGGTTGGCGGGCGCGTTGATCGTGCCGCCGTCGGCCACCTTCTCACCGGTCTTCGCCGCGTAGAACGTCAGCGTGTAGCGCGAGGACAGGTAGTCGACGGTCAACTGCTTGCCGTCGGAGGCCTTGATGGCGCACTTCTGGCCGGCCGCTTCGCTGCCCGCCACGTATTCCAGGCAGCCGACCACGCTCACCGTGGTGTAGTCCGCCGACTTGGCGTAGTACGGCTTGGTGGAGTTGACGGACTTGGTGCTCCACCGGGTCGTCCGCTCGGGCGAGTTGGCGAACACGTACGCCTTCGCCGCCCCCGGGGTGTAGTCGGCCGCGTTCAGGATCGCCCCGCCCTGGCACACCTCGGCGAAGTCGGAGGAGTACCGGGCGGTCAGCGCGTTGTTGCCGCCGGGCTGCTCGGCGGTGGGCGCCGGCGCCGCGGTGCTGCTCGAGCGTGCGGGCTTCGGGTCGGGCAGGACCGGGTCGTCGTCGGCGGCGTTGGCGAACACCCAGACGCCGATGCCGCAGAGCACCAGCAGCAGCACGAGCACACCGGCGACGATGCCGATGATCAGGCCCTTGTTGGACTTCTTCGGAGGCTGCTGGCCGCCGGGGAAGTAGGCGGGCTGCCCGTAGGCCGGCTGAGCCGGGTTGTGGTGCGGCGGCGGGTAGGCCGGCGACACGGGCTGCTGGGGCTGCCCGTACGGGGGATGCGCCGGCTGGTACGGGTCGGACGGTTGCGGGGGTTGCGCGAAGGGGTCGGTCACGTGTCGTTCCATTCACCTTGCGGGGGAGCTTTAAACCAACGTCTGGGCACGTTAACGACACCTGTCAACCAGATCAACTTGTCGTCCCATGATGTGATGCGTTACCTCTCGGCCCGTGACGCTCCGTCGAGCAGCGCGTAGCCCAGGGGCGTGACGGTGTGCAGGGTGTGCCTGCCGCACGGCCGCGCCCACAGCAACCCGGCCCGGCGCAGCGTGGTCGCGTGCTCGCTGGCGCTGGACAGCGAGACCCGCACCCGCGCGGCCAGCTCGCCGGTGGTGCAGCCGTGCGGGTGGAGCGCGACGGTACGCAGCACCGCGGCCCGGGTCGTGCCCAGCAGCGCGAGCAGGCGGTCGCCGGGTGCCGCCGCGGGGCCGGCCGCCCAGCCGAGCTCGTCGTCGATCGGATACACCAGCACCGGCGGCCGGTCCGCCGCCCGCAGCGTGACCGGCGTCCGCCGGCAGAAGAACGACGGCATCAGCACCAGGCCGCGCCCGTCCAGGTGCAGGTCACGGTCGACCGGGTAGGCGACGTGCAGGGTCGGCGCCTCCCAGCGCACCGCCGGGTGCAGCGTCGTGAGCAGCCGGTCCACCCCGCCGTCCACCATGCGCCGCGCGCCGCGCGCCCGCGCCGCGGCGACCTGGCTGGCGATGAGCTCCCAGTGCGGGCTCAGCACCGCGTCGAAGTAGGAGCGCATCACCGCGGCCAGCGCGCTCAGCGCCCGCCGGTCGCCGTCGGCCAGCCGCCGCAGCCAGCCCGACGACGGCCGCCGGGTCACCAGCCGGTGCAGGTCGGCGCGCAGGTGCTCCAGGGGCGTGGCGAGCACCGCGTCGATGCCCGCCGCGATGTCGCGTACGCCACTGGTCGGGGTGAGGAAGTCGGCCGAGTAGCCGGTCGGCGGGGCCAGGCCCATCAGCGCACGCATCTGCGGGGTGAGCCGGGCGGTCGCGGCCGCCCGCCAGTCGCCGAGCACCGGCGGCGTCGCGCCGCCGCGCAGCAGGTGCTGGCTCAGCAGGGACTCCCACAGCGGATCGGCGTCGGCGGCGAGCCGCACCGCGCCCAGGTCCGCGGCGGTGAAGTGTATGCGCAGCATCGCCCGACCTCCGCTGCGGCGCAATCTACCACGGCCGACGCTTCGGCTCAGCCCGAAGCGACTGGCGCCCGTCGATGCGCCCATCGATGCTCGTGCCGACTGTTTCCGACCTGGGAGTTGATGGCATGAGACGACTGACCCTGTTGCTGACGACGCTGTTGCTGCTGGTGGTGCCCGGAGTGCCCGCGCGG
The Catellatospora sp. IY07-71 DNA segment above includes these coding regions:
- a CDS encoding helix-turn-helix transcriptional regulator, producing MLRIHFTAADLGAVRLAADADPLWESLLSQHLLRGGATPPVLGDWRAAATARLTPQMRALMGLAPPTGYSADFLTPTSGVRDIAAGIDAVLATPLEHLRADLHRLVTRRPSSGWLRRLADGDRRALSALAAVMRSYFDAVLSPHWELIASQVAAARARGARRMVDGGVDRLLTTLHPAVRWEAPTLHVAYPVDRDLHLDGRGLVLMPSFFCRRTPVTLRAADRPPVLVYPIDDELGWAAGPAAAPGDRLLALLGTTRAAVLRTVALHPHGCTTGELAARVRVSLSSASEHATTLRRAGLLWARPCGRHTLHTVTPLGYALLDGASRAER
- a CDS encoding polysaccharide lyase family 1 protein, producing the protein MQEAHVPPRRSRRARSALAAGVSTAVAALVISVGAVAANAATLFSDDFNDGNATGWTTSGGSWSVSSGAYSQSSTGASAKALAGSTSWSTATVSARVRPDTFSGSSSRGVGIAARAQSTSNFYALVLTGSTVQLRKGSTTTLASAPFTASAGTWYTLSLSANGSSLVGSVNGAQLVSASDGSYATGRAGLLANYTAASFDDVLATDAAGPSPSSPPASPSTPASPSSSPPPPSPSASTSPPPPPTGLVGWASQAGGTTGGGTGPTVTVSSWADLRTQAQAAGARTILVNGMLSGSGTIEVTANKTIRGVGAGSGVSGTTLNIEDMHPANVIIQNLNIRGVPGGDAIQIENATHIWIDHNTLSSTIESDVDFYDGMIDITHAGDYITVSWNIIRDHWKTSLVGHSDGNSGEDTGHLRITYHHNWFDRTFERSPRVRFGETVHVFNNYYTNVNNNSSSYAIASTMNAGVLVEGNVFENVQQACWSASGYADSDPGRLVARDNSLTNSGPCETNGSVAAVPYGYTAQSSGTVKASVTAGAGAGKL
- a CDS encoding class I SAM-dependent methyltransferase codes for the protein MEFVLFPGRHHVLTRFQARYLSELAGPETTVIWAVTSANHANTRRNPVPYHRREAAIERFSAQTGLRSLVVPVFDTAPTDRFAEVTLKNVTVATGLALSTGDTVVACSTPEVAALYELLGFKVVTVEGAVSPEPERPWDVLLRLAAGDETWRELAHPATVDVFDRYRLAEAVRTVVNDPVVGDEGGLSSTRDYRTYVEAFADGAARKWAAVREHVRPGRIVDIGCGAGAVLELADREPALRESDLIGVEVARHLFDECVHKKAQGAFTNPNVFFYRRNVLGGAVLPPRSVDTTLTFALTHEIWSYGDRYASLRAFAQAIYDHTVPGGVWINSDVCGPDGRERPVLLHLERGDGQNPAEPRRDLAALPPAEVTAYVAGLSTRARFDQFAVDYRFPFAWETAGDAVRLSLADAMDFLTRKDYTGNWLPEMGEQFCGMAYADWRELLTGIGWELDVASRALRNDWIVEHRLAPVASLTGLDGQPLDWPVTHLLAVARRPLNT